A stretch of Synechococcus sp. WH 8020 DNA encodes these proteins:
- a CDS encoding LCP family protein: protein MGDPALSEDSQQKPSKGWLGDRPGRSLLRIGAALFGTALAGTALAMVWPKPDPVGADVQSSNGSLTLAPLPEQAVMVLVVGLDADTINATSNQAAPEGTSNADSLMLVNIGSKQPVQVLQLPTELAVQLPGIEEMQALSTTWKYGGIALTSDVVSELIELPANKPDRYLILSRQSLRRFVEGLGDIEVTLNQTYKYEDKSQGYKVNLQAGLQTLNGAQAEQLARHKPKPNEDHQRRARQRLLLQGVHQQLAEIDAFTVVPELLNVFSNQVTTDISTTEMLSLMAAAISAPSPPVITELPLAPRAGQQRLRELKPDLSLPIWPAQN, encoded by the coding sequence ATGGGGGATCCAGCGTTGAGTGAGGACTCGCAGCAAAAGCCAAGCAAAGGCTGGTTAGGCGACCGCCCCGGGCGCAGTCTCCTGAGAATTGGTGCTGCCTTGTTTGGCACGGCTTTAGCGGGCACAGCGCTTGCCATGGTTTGGCCCAAACCAGACCCCGTAGGCGCCGATGTGCAGTCGTCCAACGGATCTTTAACTCTCGCTCCGCTCCCAGAACAAGCCGTGATGGTGCTGGTTGTGGGCCTCGATGCCGACACCATTAATGCCACATCCAACCAAGCAGCACCGGAAGGTACCAGCAACGCCGACAGCTTGATGTTGGTCAATATCGGCTCAAAACAACCTGTTCAAGTTTTGCAATTGCCGACAGAACTGGCAGTTCAACTGCCAGGAATCGAGGAGATGCAAGCTCTTTCCACAACTTGGAAATATGGTGGAATCGCGCTGACCTCCGACGTTGTTAGCGAGCTCATCGAACTGCCGGCGAACAAGCCAGATCGCTATTTAATCCTCTCCAGGCAAAGCTTGCGCAGATTCGTAGAAGGACTTGGAGACATCGAAGTCACGCTGAATCAGACCTACAAGTACGAGGACAAGTCCCAGGGTTACAAGGTGAATCTGCAAGCAGGACTGCAAACACTCAATGGCGCGCAGGCAGAACAACTCGCGCGTCATAAACCCAAGCCCAATGAAGATCATCAGAGACGGGCGAGACAACGCCTGCTTCTCCAAGGAGTGCATCAGCAGTTAGCTGAAATCGATGCCTTCACAGTGGTACCTGAGCTATTGAATGTGTTCTCTAATCAGGTCACCACAGACATCAGCACTACAGAGATGTTAAGCCTGATGGCGGCGGCAATCAGCGCTCCCTCGCCACCGGTCATTACGGAGCTTCCTCTTGCACCTCGAGCCGGTCAACAGAGGCTGCGCGAATTGAAGCCAGATCTGAGCCTGCCAATCTGGCCCGCTCAGAACTGA
- a CDS encoding NAD(P)-dependent oxidoreductase: protein MLAPLSPRHDFRERSPDQVRVAVFGATGYIGRFVVRELVKRGYQVMAFARDSSGIGGRKGKADVVADFPDAEVRFGDVNNPASLATHAFNEPTDVVISCLASRTGGKKDSWAIDYEANLNTYNEGKKAGVAHFVMLSAICVQKPILEFQKAKLAFETRLREDTEITHTIVRPTAFFKSIAAQFESCKKGAPYVMFGNGELTSCKPISEKDLACFLANCVNEADKVNQVLPIGGPGPALSAREQGEILFKVLGRSPRMLSLPIAVMNAPTAILEKVAMLIPGVEDTAEFARIGCYYASESMLVWNEKRNCYDPEATPSFGDDTLEQFFARVNKEGMAGQELGDAALF, encoded by the coding sequence GTGCTCGCCCCCCTCTCACCGCGCCATGATTTTCGAGAACGTTCTCCAGATCAAGTGCGGGTGGCCGTCTTCGGGGCCACTGGGTACATCGGACGATTTGTCGTGAGAGAACTGGTAAAGCGCGGATATCAAGTGATGGCATTTGCCCGCGACTCCAGTGGAATTGGAGGACGCAAAGGCAAAGCAGACGTCGTAGCCGATTTCCCTGACGCAGAGGTCAGGTTTGGCGATGTGAACAATCCGGCTTCACTTGCAACCCATGCCTTCAATGAACCCACTGATGTGGTGATTTCTTGCCTTGCATCGAGAACGGGCGGCAAAAAAGATTCATGGGCAATCGATTATGAAGCCAATCTCAACACCTACAACGAAGGGAAAAAGGCTGGTGTAGCGCATTTCGTGATGCTTTCAGCCATCTGCGTACAAAAGCCAATTTTAGAATTTCAAAAAGCGAAACTTGCCTTCGAAACCCGGCTCAGGGAAGACACAGAAATAACTCATACGATCGTTCGCCCAACAGCTTTTTTCAAAAGCATTGCCGCCCAATTTGAGAGCTGCAAGAAAGGCGCACCATATGTCATGTTTGGAAATGGAGAGCTAACAAGTTGCAAGCCAATCAGTGAAAAAGATCTTGCATGCTTCTTAGCCAATTGTGTAAATGAAGCTGACAAAGTCAATCAAGTGTTGCCCATCGGCGGGCCAGGCCCCGCGCTCAGCGCACGCGAACAAGGGGAAATACTCTTTAAAGTCCTAGGCCGCTCGCCCAGAATGCTCTCATTACCGATAGCAGTCATGAATGCGCCAACTGCCATTTTAGAAAAAGTGGCAATGCTGATACCAGGGGTAGAAGACACAGCCGAATTCGCCCGTATCGGTTGTTATTACGCCAGTGAATCCATGCTGGTTTGGAACGAGAAACGTAATTGCTATGACCCCGAGGCAACCCCCTCTTTTGGTGATGACACCCTCGAACAGTTTTTCGCAAGGGTCAACAAAGAGGGAATGGCTGGACAAGAACTAGGCGATGCTGCTCTTTTTTAA
- the malQ gene encoding 4-alpha-glucanotransferase has product MVNHSRSERDRRVGVLLHPTALPDSPVCGSFGRSAREWLKALASHGVSVWQILPLAPPDGTGSPYSSPSSFALNPWLLDAKDLAEESFVASSDLGRLPGADAKAESTVVLDFQLADARAAALGRALAAHWPQQSSLRQQQFQRWRADQSHWLTDHVNFVVLRDQHNGLPWWSWPHPLAVQQPAALAQWRLQHGEALLEQELLQWHLDRQWQCLRVQARDLNIEILGDLPFYVARDSADVWSHRSLFSIAADGRLRLQSGVPPDYFSETGQLWGTPVYSWARHRRTGFRWWRNRLKRQWRLADRLRLDHFRALAGFWAVPGDDDTAQNGVWQRSPGHELLQLLRRDAGGTLPIVAEDLGVITPDVERLRDRFHLPGMKVLQFAFDGNPSNPYLPSNINGRQWVVYTGTHDNPTTMGWWQRLDESSRRQVGELLGCHVEAPGWQLMELGLETSAELVVSPLQDLLHLDDQARFNTPGTVGGNWCWRMSAFDEALQGALKGYGERAAAWGR; this is encoded by the coding sequence ATGGTTAATCACTCCAGAAGCGAAAGGGATCGCCGGGTTGGTGTGCTCCTTCACCCCACAGCTTTGCCTGACTCACCGGTGTGTGGAAGCTTTGGACGATCAGCCCGTGAATGGTTGAAGGCTTTGGCGAGCCATGGCGTCAGCGTTTGGCAGATTTTGCCCCTTGCTCCGCCTGATGGCACGGGGTCGCCGTACAGCTCACCCTCCAGTTTTGCCTTAAATCCTTGGCTCCTGGATGCCAAAGATTTGGCAGAAGAAAGCTTTGTGGCATCCAGTGATCTTGGGCGTCTCCCCGGTGCTGATGCCAAGGCGGAATCGACCGTCGTACTGGACTTTCAACTGGCCGATGCGCGTGCTGCTGCACTGGGCCGCGCGCTTGCAGCCCATTGGCCTCAGCAATCCTCTCTGCGCCAACAACAATTTCAACGGTGGAGGGCTGACCAAAGCCATTGGCTGACAGATCACGTCAATTTCGTGGTTCTGCGTGATCAACACAACGGTTTGCCTTGGTGGTCTTGGCCCCATCCGCTCGCTGTGCAGCAACCTGCTGCCTTGGCTCAATGGCGGCTTCAGCATGGTGAGGCTCTGCTCGAGCAGGAACTTCTCCAGTGGCATCTGGATCGACAGTGGCAATGCCTGCGCGTGCAAGCTCGAGATTTAAACATCGAGATTCTTGGTGATCTGCCCTTTTATGTGGCTCGCGATAGTGCTGATGTTTGGAGTCATCGATCCTTATTTTCGATTGCTGCGGATGGACGCTTACGGCTTCAAAGCGGAGTTCCACCCGACTATTTTTCGGAGACTGGTCAGCTCTGGGGGACGCCTGTTTATAGCTGGGCTCGACATCGACGAACTGGATTTCGTTGGTGGCGTAATCGCTTAAAGCGCCAGTGGAGGCTTGCTGATCGGTTGCGCTTGGATCATTTCCGCGCTTTGGCTGGTTTTTGGGCGGTCCCCGGCGATGACGACACGGCTCAAAATGGGGTCTGGCAGCGTTCACCCGGCCATGAGTTGTTGCAACTCCTACGTCGGGACGCGGGTGGGACGCTTCCCATCGTTGCCGAAGATCTTGGCGTGATCACGCCGGATGTGGAACGGCTCCGTGATCGCTTTCATTTACCCGGAATGAAAGTTCTGCAGTTCGCCTTTGATGGCAATCCCAGCAACCCCTATTTGCCGAGCAATATCAATGGCCGCCAGTGGGTGGTGTACACCGGTACCCATGACAACCCCACAACGATGGGGTGGTGGCAGCGACTTGATGAATCGTCTAGGCGGCAGGTGGGTGAGTTGCTGGGGTGTCACGTGGAAGCACCCGGATGGCAATTGATGGAACTCGGGTTGGAAACATCCGCTGAACTCGTGGTGTCTCCGTTACAGGATTTGCTGCATTTGGATGATCAAGCTCGCTTCAATACTCCAGGCACTGTTGGCGGCAATTGGTGCTGGAGGATGAGCGCTTTTGATGAGGCCTTGCAGGGTGCTCTTAAGGGTTACGGCGAAAGAGCTGCGGCCT